In a genomic window of Phragmites australis chromosome 14, lpPhrAust1.1, whole genome shotgun sequence:
- the LOC133890561 gene encoding uncharacterized protein LOC133890561 isoform X1, which translates to MEFNNNGISSNVEDEDRLSILTDDLLLSILGRVDITTTVRTSVLSMRWKHLPWLLRELTIDVKDFLLVLQPNPIEDEHMDKAMSSLSKAIRSFLATPRSEGAITRLQLKIYLINNYTFDIGPLVSETIHIGILKDLNLAILDETEIPDCTDEHMLQRAGVVGDFFSDYPTVFHCLTRLSLYNLCFAKWDINHHLFDCCLQLQHLYLSNCDAGGRRAWKIDAPDSKLSVLQLNFCELGRLEIVCLPKLERLEWDTWLCPHAPLSFGVVPSLKELYLICAATEDMQGFVLSEVLRDTTSIHTMKLDFQGEKLWLQPEGKQPCTGFNTLRKLSVHGIFVEYNLLWMRVLLEAAPFLEMFDIEIWEHPCQINDPRQGVWARTNPSWKLPEITSRKNSFMKGLQIIGFKPLEQQIEFIRAVMQQAPNLDTIVLKYDDPCEDCEKMGIFPPRSSTECVFPKNKDGRDMVVKLLTGGVSSRTRIIFGN; encoded by the exons ATGGAGTTTAATAATAATGGAATAAGCTCC AACGTGGAGGATGAAGATAGACTCAGCATATTGACTGATGATCTTTTACTGTCTATCTTGGGAAGAGTTGACATAACTACAACTGTAAGGACAAGTGTGTTGTCAATGCGGTGGAAACATCTGCCATGGTTGCTCCGTGAGCTCACAATTGATGTCAAGGATTTCCTACTTGTCCTGCAACCAAACCCCATTGAGGATGAACACATGGATAAAGCAATGTCATCGCTTAGTAAAGCGATCAGGAGCTTCTTGGCCACCCCTCGGAGTGAGGGTGCCATTACAAGATTGCAACTTAAGATCTACTTGATCAATAACTACACATTTGACATTGGCCCTCTAGTTAGTGAAACAATTCACATTGGGATCTTGAAAGATTTGAACCTTGCTATTTTGGACGAAACGGAAATTCCAGACTGCACGGATGAGCATATGCTACAGCGAGCTGGTGTCGTGGGAGACTTTTTTAGTGATTATCCTACTGTATTTCATTGCCTCACTAGGCTATCTCTATACAACTTGTGCTTTGCTAAATGGGACATCAATCATCACCTATTTGACTGCTGCCTGCAGCTACAACATCTATATCTCTCAAATTGTGATGCAGGGGGGCGCAGGGCATGGAAGATAGATGCGCCGGACTCAAAACTCAGTGTTCTTCAACTCAATTTTTGTGAGTTGGGAAGACTTGAGATAGTTTGCCTGCCAAAACTTGAGCGTCTCGAGTGGGATACTTGGCTTTGTCCCCATGCCCCCCTGTCATTTGGTGTTGTTCCGTCCCTGAAGGAATTATACCTCATATGCGCTGCAACAGAAGATATGCAAGGATTTGTGTTAAGTGAAGTTCTGCGTGATACTACAAGCATACATACTATGAAATTAGATTTCCAAGGAGAAAAG CTTTGGTTGCAACCGGAAGGAAAACAACCTTGCACTGGATTCAACACGCTAAGGAAGCTATCTGTACATGGCATTTTCGTAGAATATAATTTACTATGGATGAGAGTCCTCCTTGAAGCTGCGCCATTCCTTGAGATGTTTGATATTGAG ATATGGGAACATCCTTGCCAGATCAACGATCCAAGGCAAGGTGTTTGGGCAAGGACGAATCCCTCGTGGAAGTTGCCTGAAATCACAAGCCGCAAAAACTCTTTTATGAAAGGGCTCCAGATTATCGGCTTCAAGCCACTGGAACAACAGATAGAATTCATAAGAGCTGTTATGCAGCAAGCACCCAATTTGGACACCATTGTTCTGAAATATGATGACCCTTGCGAGGACTGCGAGAAGATGGGTATTTTCCCTCCACGCTCTTCTACCGAGTGCGTGTTTCCAAAGAATAAGGATGGGAGAGATATGGTGGTCAAGCTGCTCACGGGTGGAGTCTCCTCCCGCACCCGGATTATCTTCGGTAATTAG
- the LOC133890561 gene encoding uncharacterized protein LOC133890561 isoform X7: protein MRWKHLPWLLRELTIDVKDFLLVLQPNPIEDEHMDKAMSSLSKAIRSFLATPRSEGAITRLQLKIYLINNYTFDIGPLVSETIHIGILKDLNLAILDETEIPDCTDEHMLQRAGVVGDFFSDYPTVFHCLTRLSLYNLCFAKWDINHHLFDCCLQLQHLYLSNCDAGGRRAWKIDAPDSKLSVLQLNFCELGRLEIVCLPKLERLEWDTWLCPHAPLSFGVVPSLKELYLICAATEDMQGFVLSEVLRDTTSIHTMKLDFQGEKLWLQPEGKQPCTGFNTLRKLSVHGIFVEYNLLWMRVLLEAAPFLEMFDIEIWEHPCQINDPRQGVWARTNPSWKLPEITSRKNSFMKGLQIIGFKPLEQQIEFIRAVMQQAPNLDTIVLKYDDPCEDCEKMGIFPPRSSTECVFPKNKDGRDMVVKLLTGGVSSRTRIIFGN, encoded by the exons ATGCGGTGGAAACATCTGCCATGGTTGCTCCGTGAGCTCACAATTGATGTCAAGGATTTCCTACTTGTCCTGCAACCAAACCCCATTGAGGATGAACACATGGATAAAGCAATGTCATCGCTTAGTAAAGCGATCAGGAGCTTCTTGGCCACCCCTCGGAGTGAGGGTGCCATTACAAGATTGCAACTTAAGATCTACTTGATCAATAACTACACATTTGACATTGGCCCTCTAGTTAGTGAAACAATTCACATTGGGATCTTGAAAGATTTGAACCTTGCTATTTTGGACGAAACGGAAATTCCAGACTGCACGGATGAGCATATGCTACAGCGAGCTGGTGTCGTGGGAGACTTTTTTAGTGATTATCCTACTGTATTTCATTGCCTCACTAGGCTATCTCTATACAACTTGTGCTTTGCTAAATGGGACATCAATCATCACCTATTTGACTGCTGCCTGCAGCTACAACATCTATATCTCTCAAATTGTGATGCAGGGGGGCGCAGGGCATGGAAGATAGATGCGCCGGACTCAAAACTCAGTGTTCTTCAACTCAATTTTTGTGAGTTGGGAAGACTTGAGATAGTTTGCCTGCCAAAACTTGAGCGTCTCGAGTGGGATACTTGGCTTTGTCCCCATGCCCCCCTGTCATTTGGTGTTGTTCCGTCCCTGAAGGAATTATACCTCATATGCGCTGCAACAGAAGATATGCAAGGATTTGTGTTAAGTGAAGTTCTGCGTGATACTACAAGCATACATACTATGAAATTAGATTTCCAAGGAGAAAAG CTTTGGTTGCAACCGGAAGGAAAACAACCTTGCACTGGATTCAACACGCTAAGGAAGCTATCTGTACATGGCATTTTCGTAGAATATAATTTACTATGGATGAGAGTCCTCCTTGAAGCTGCGCCATTCCTTGAGATGTTTGATATTGAG ATATGGGAACATCCTTGCCAGATCAACGATCCAAGGCAAGGTGTTTGGGCAAGGACGAATCCCTCGTGGAAGTTGCCTGAAATCACAAGCCGCAAAAACTCTTTTATGAAAGGGCTCCAGATTATCGGCTTCAAGCCACTGGAACAACAGATAGAATTCATAAGAGCTGTTATGCAGCAAGCACCCAATTTGGACACCATTGTTCTGAAATATGATGACCCTTGCGAGGACTGCGAGAAGATGGGTATTTTCCCTCCACGCTCTTCTACCGAGTGCGTGTTTCCAAAGAATAAGGATGGGAGAGATATGGTGGTCAAGCTGCTCACGGGTGGAGTCTCCTCCCGCACCCGGATTATCTTCGGTAATTAG